The Chryseobacterium aureum genome contains a region encoding:
- a CDS encoding radical SAM/SPASM domain-containing protein: MKYKLSRYIHTIENEEILDDHIILFSTRSGTSIEVKKGLYEKICNLETTEIPEEIFINLIKNEFYVPEFEDELREILSDNIMSVDHQDLKTLSYVIQPSGNCQLGCHYCGQLHTNKSMSKEVLDLTYDRIITKMESLSGDLEHLSITWYGGEPLTGLSAISNLSTRLISLCEEKNIQYSSKIITNALSLKYSLFEKLVKNYRVTEYQITVDGTQEFHDKRRYLKNGSNSFDIIIKNIKEIVNSELYQKEASFNIRCNVDKENSYNVIDFIDYLEAEGILEHVSFYLAPIHDWGDNKATIKGVSKEEFAELEIEVYMKLLQSKAKFKTQIIPERVTKPCMVVSQTSEVFDAFGNVSTCWEIPYTPKYDNSEFYAGNIVKDKEVDSKNVVMRNWFNEIPDNNSWCKSCKFLPLCGGACPKNWYDNIPACPSFKFNIDDRILLQRYINEQAVLS; this comes from the coding sequence ATGAAATACAAATTATCAAGATATATCCATACCATAGAAAACGAGGAAATTTTAGATGATCATATCATTCTTTTTTCTACCCGTTCCGGAACATCCATTGAAGTGAAAAAAGGATTATATGAAAAAATATGTAACCTTGAAACCACTGAAATTCCTGAAGAAATTTTTATCAACCTGATAAAAAATGAGTTTTATGTTCCCGAGTTTGAAGATGAGTTGAGAGAAATCCTGTCAGATAACATCATGTCTGTAGACCACCAGGATCTGAAAACACTTTCTTATGTGATCCAGCCTTCCGGAAACTGCCAGTTAGGATGTCACTATTGCGGGCAGCTGCATACCAACAAAAGTATGTCCAAAGAAGTGTTAGATCTTACGTATGACAGAATCATCACCAAAATGGAAAGCCTTTCCGGTGATCTTGAACATTTAAGCATTACCTGGTATGGCGGAGAGCCGTTAACAGGGCTTTCGGCGATCTCTAATCTATCTACCCGCTTAATCAGCCTGTGCGAAGAAAAAAACATCCAATATTCTTCAAAAATCATTACTAATGCATTAAGCCTTAAATATTCTCTGTTTGAAAAACTGGTAAAAAATTACCGGGTTACAGAATATCAGATCACCGTTGACGGAACTCAGGAATTCCACGATAAGAGAAGATATCTTAAGAATGGTTCCAACAGTTTTGATATCATTATTAAAAATATCAAAGAAATTGTTAATTCCGAACTGTATCAAAAAGAAGCCAGCTTCAATATCCGATGTAATGTAGATAAAGAAAACAGCTACAATGTGATCGATTTTATTGATTATCTGGAAGCAGAAGGAATCCTGGAACACGTAAGTTTCTATCTGGCTCCTATTCACGACTGGGGTGATAACAAAGCTACCATTAAAGGAGTTTCCAAAGAAGAATTCGCAGAGCTTGAAATAGAAGTTTATATGAAGCTTTTACAGTCAAAAGCCAAATTTAAAACCCAGATTATCCCAGAAAGAGTTACCAAACCATGCATGGTGGTCAGCCAGACTTCGGAAGTATTTGATGCCTTCGGAAACGTTTCTACATGCTGGGAAATTCCGTACACTCCGAAATATGACAACTCTGAGTTTTATGCCGGAAACATTGTGAAAGATAAAGAGGTAGACAGCAAAAATGTTGTGATGAGAAACTGGTTTAATGAAATACCGGATAACAACTCATGGTGCAAAAGCTGCAAATTCCTTCCGTTGTGTGGAGGAGCGTGTCCGAAAAACTGGTATGATAATATCCCGGCGTGTCCTTCCTTCAAATTTAATATTGACGACAGAATTCTTCTTCAGAGATATATTAATGAACAAGCTGTGCTTTCTTAA
- a CDS encoding ecotin, whose amino-acid sequence MKNKKLFELSKKITENKIPGMKRESVEIIKGGVQKEIISDCACFGSNACWGYGTSPCASNSCWAYFDQ is encoded by the coding sequence ATGAAAAACAAAAAACTGTTTGAATTGTCTAAAAAAATCACCGAGAACAAAATCCCGGGAATGAAAAGAGAATCAGTAGAAATCATTAAAGGGGGAGTACAAAAAGAGATCATATCAGACTGTGCATGTTTCGGTTCAAATGCATGTTGGGGGTATGGAACCAGCCCATGTGCCTCAAACAGTTGTTGGGCTTATTTTGACCAATAA
- a CDS encoding ecotin, giving the protein MKNKKLFELSKKITENKLQGMSENSVKTIKGGKLPLELAASCTSQNDCWGFGGTQTCSGNECWSYN; this is encoded by the coding sequence ATGAAAAACAAAAAATTGTTTGAATTGTCTAAAAAAATCACTGAAAACAAGCTACAGGGAATGAGCGAAAATTCAGTAAAGACAATCAAAGGAGGTAAGTTACCTTTAGAACTAGCGGCAAGCTGCACAAGCCAGAATGACTGCTGGGGATTCGGAGGTACACAGACTTGCAGTGGTAACGAATGTTGGAGTTACAACTAA
- a CDS encoding outer membrane beta-barrel family protein, producing the protein MRKILIGVGVLLPLLGFSQEKKDSIKTVIEKQIAEIKVNGKKPFFEQKDDRFVFNVENSDLVVGNHISEVLSQTPLLKVDDNKITLLGTNASVYINDRKSILKGKDLIQYLNAMPASNLVKIELITNPSSKYDLEDAMIINLKLKKLETDGLKGSFTITDKQNRKNSQQANIALNYHKNRFSNNTMLFFENNNDLQRNSIDNYSSKTSRNQITGNTLIKETNFGGNTGFDYELNEKSSIGGILEYYHKTPESSLENRNIYNDNVGGIFENRTVNTQNDKLNLFGGNVYYSFNDDKKSRRLDVNFDYYTHHRDNTTEFFNLTNPYSNLIYNDYQKDNYTVRVDYSKTFEKLKISLEAGGKLNWLSTENPYSYYNADGTLNTLFSNNFTYHENINAVYTNVKKKLFSVLDVSLGLRYENTNISAKQNTVSENFSRSYNNIVPSINFSYMINKNNRVSLGYRTALWRPYVDDLNPFIYKNNETWWETGNPDLNVAKMYLFNASYSIKRTWVFVSNFGIVKNPILPYTEVVDHISVTRPKNFEGNVKRFYVGLNYNKPLFENKWMFNLSTGMYYINNADIYDTHPSSWYNNSSVTISGNNLWNKGWNISYNFGYTSPYTLVNKKNGYFINNQIEVSKNYKDFKFKLSVKDLLNLSNSRNTLYNNDGYIETFSQSNLRSISLSISKTFGNNKVKKVNTGDIDKGRTQNENPRL; encoded by the coding sequence ATGAGAAAAATATTGATAGGTGTGGGGGTTCTGCTTCCGTTGTTGGGTTTCTCTCAAGAGAAGAAGGATTCTATTAAAACGGTTATAGAAAAACAAATTGCAGAAATAAAAGTGAATGGTAAAAAACCTTTTTTTGAACAAAAGGATGACCGTTTCGTTTTTAATGTTGAAAACAGCGATTTAGTGGTAGGCAATCACATATCCGAAGTTCTTTCTCAAACTCCGTTGTTAAAAGTAGATGATAATAAAATAACTCTTTTAGGAACCAATGCATCGGTTTACATCAATGACAGAAAATCAATTCTGAAAGGAAAAGACTTAATACAATATCTCAATGCGATGCCGGCTTCTAATCTGGTAAAGATAGAGCTGATTACCAATCCTTCTTCAAAATATGATCTGGAAGATGCAATGATTATTAACCTGAAGCTGAAGAAACTGGAAACAGACGGACTGAAGGGAAGTTTTACCATTACCGATAAACAAAACAGAAAAAACAGTCAGCAGGCCAATATTGCTTTAAATTATCATAAAAACAGATTTTCAAATAATACCATGTTGTTTTTTGAAAATAATAATGACCTGCAAAGAAACAGCATTGATAACTACAGCTCCAAAACCAGCAGAAATCAGATTACAGGAAATACGCTGATAAAAGAAACCAACTTTGGGGGAAATACAGGGTTTGATTATGAGCTTAATGAGAAAAGCAGCATAGGAGGTATTTTGGAATACTACCACAAAACACCCGAATCTTCCCTTGAAAACAGGAATATCTATAATGATAACGTAGGAGGGATTTTTGAAAACAGAACGGTAAATACACAAAATGATAAGCTGAATCTTTTCGGAGGAAATGTTTATTACAGCTTTAATGATGATAAAAAATCCAGGAGGCTGGATGTCAACTTCGATTATTACACCCATCACAGAGACAATACGACGGAGTTTTTCAATTTGACGAACCCGTATTCAAACTTAATATATAATGATTATCAGAAAGACAATTACACCGTAAGGGTAGATTATTCTAAAACTTTCGAGAAACTGAAAATAAGTCTTGAAGCAGGAGGGAAGCTTAATTGGCTTTCTACAGAGAACCCCTATTCCTATTATAATGCAGACGGTACATTGAATACCCTGTTTTCTAATAATTTTACTTATCATGAAAACATTAACGCAGTATATACCAATGTTAAGAAAAAACTCTTTTCTGTGCTGGACGTCAGCTTAGGGCTGCGCTATGAAAATACAAACATCAGTGCAAAACAAAATACGGTTAGCGAAAACTTCTCCAGAAGTTATAACAATATTGTGCCCAGCATCAATTTTTCTTATATGATTAATAAGAACAACAGAGTTTCTCTGGGATACAGAACCGCGTTGTGGAGACCCTATGTAGATGATTTGAATCCTTTTATCTATAAAAATAACGAAACCTGGTGGGAAACCGGAAATCCGGATCTGAATGTAGCAAAGATGTATTTGTTTAATGCCAGCTACAGCATAAAAAGAACCTGGGTGTTTGTAAGCAATTTCGGAATTGTAAAAAATCCTATTCTTCCTTATACAGAAGTGGTAGATCATATTTCTGTTACGAGACCTAAAAACTTTGAAGGCAATGTAAAACGTTTTTATGTAGGGCTGAACTACAACAAACCGTTATTTGAGAACAAATGGATGTTCAATCTTTCAACAGGGATGTATTATATCAATAATGCAGATATCTATGATACCCATCCTAGTTCATGGTATAATAACTCTTCTGTTACCATCAGTGGAAACAACCTTTGGAATAAAGGCTGGAACATCAGCTACAACTTTGGTTACACCTCTCCATATACCCTGGTTAATAAGAAGAACGGTTATTTTATCAATAATCAGATTGAGGTTTCAAAGAATTATAAAGATTTCAAATTCAAGCTTTCTGTAAAAGATCTGCTGAATCTTTCAAACTCCCGTAATACATTATACAATAACGACGGGTATATTGAAACCTTTTCGCAATCCAATTTAAGATCCATATCACTCAGCATATCCAAGACATTTGGAAACAACAAAGTAAAAAAGGTGAATACCGGAGATATAGACAAGGGAAGAACCCAAAATGAAAATCCCCGACTATAA
- a CDS encoding ecotin — MKNKKLEELSKKITQGKIKKLQKYEVLTIYAGKKSIIEEDCYDGPNCHVYCGPAPVCSENNCWMYS, encoded by the coding sequence ATGAAAAACAAAAAACTTGAGGAATTATCTAAAAAGATAACTCAGGGCAAGATCAAAAAATTACAGAAATATGAAGTTCTCACGATATACGCTGGAAAGAAGAGTATTATAGAAGAAGACTGCTATGATGGGCCAAACTGTCATGTGTATTGTGGACCGGCGCCGGTGTGTTCAGAGAACAACTGCTGGATGTATTCATAA
- a CDS encoding ecotin: MKNKKLFELSKKITENKLQGMSENSVKTIKGGKLPLELAADCSSQNSCWGFGGTAICSGNSCWSYN; this comes from the coding sequence ATGAAAAACAAAAAATTGTTTGAATTGTCTAAGAAAATTACTGAAAACAAGCTACAGGGAATGAGCGAAAATTCAGTAAAGACAATCAAAGGAGGTAAACTGCCTTTAGAACTTGCTGCAGACTGCTCAAGCCAGAACAGCTGCTGGGGATTCGGAGGTACAGCTATTTGCAGTGGTAACAGCTGCTGGAGCTATAACTAA